The window ggaaattttaaactccagtccggTTGGTATCTTCCCTTGATGTATTttagttaatgttgttatttatatttgcatcgttgtaagttaatacttgttaaTGTTGTAAGTTagtacttgttgatatgcatacaccctATTTCCGTCATATAACACCTCATTTATTACACACCATCAACTCTTCAAACTTTTTGTCTTTTTACAATAGACTTActttcatttcctctaaaacataAATTAACTCTttcctacactaatattcacaagcattccctctctttcacccactacctctcttctttccatctaataacacagtgaatagacgttaaactgaagatcctacacacgcacaaaaaacaaaaacaacaaaaacaaactaaaccaaaccaaacaaaacaaaaacacccccccccccctaacaacaataacaacaaacaacaataacagcaaaacaaacaaattaaaacaacaatcaaaaataaaacaaacacccacacatacacacaaacacacatgaaagcaTCTTTCTGTTCCTGAAGTTACCATCACTACTGCCtttccaactttttttcttctgatagCGGTACGGACTATTTCCAGACGCACTATCTCCAGTTTGTGTTGTATCatttgtattgtgtcatgttgtattgtggtgtgttacgttgtgttgcattgcattgtgttgtgttgcgttgcattgtgttatgttgtgttactctttgtcacaacagatttgaattcggtctgctctccccagcgatAGCACATCACTACATCGCAGCACCACTTTTTCCCTTTAACCTGCAAACGTATTTGTAACCTAAGTAGAAttttctacaaaatgttgccaggaacaacccttttgttgccatgggttctgttacatgcgcttagtgcatgctacataaaggaccttgatttattgtctcatccgactgactagcatccagaccggcATGCAGGGTccagtgcagggggagaaaatactggcaagtgttGGCTTCAACCCCGTGACTCAGATTTTCTCAATTTTGGGGCAAACGTGTTACCATTAGGCAACCAGTCCACGCAAAAACAAAGTGGCGaaatatatacttctttttttgtttttttttgttttttttgttttttgcagttgTGAGTTTTGGAATGCTGTCTTTGCTTTTGTGGACAACTTTCTGTTTCTTCCCCTTAATTCACCGTGCTGATTTTCAATAATTTTAGACTGGAAAACAAGACATGTTAacttcctgggtttttttttttttacaaacgggAAAAGAAAACATATTGCTCGTACACACAGACtggacacatacatactcatgaatacacacgcaaacacatgcaaagCAAATACGCATATATGTGTtcaatctctttcacacacacactattcatgaACATGTATATGcaggcgcatgcacacacacacacacacacacacacacacacacacacacacacacaaaccttggtGGAGGAATACAGAGCCATAAGGGGCACAGGACGGCAGCCTGACGCAGAGGCCACATTGATTATCACCCCTTTCTTCTTCGCCACCATAGAGGGCAGCACCACTGCCGTCATCTGCACAACCATCATCCACATCCGATAATCCACAGGAATCATCATAATTATAGAATCGGAGAGACAGGAAACTTCTAGTCCAGTGTTCACGagagatcagggttcgaggccctgtttcggcatggtgttgtgtccctaggaaaggcactttacagggtcaaattccccccccccctgcacccaggtatgaatgggtacctgtctTCAGTTGGGGATGGTTGACTGAAATGATGAAAGGAGAGGATAGGGCCCTGGCTTCCTACACAGACCCATAGAAAcagtagatatatagacagaaatCCACCATCTCGATGGCTGTAAGAAGGCTATGGGACTTTTAACCAACAATCCataacaatggcaacaacaaaaaaggcaaaacaaagtACAACATAAAAAAGAATACCCAATCATcaagccacaaaaaaacaaaacaaaacaaacaaacaaaaacaaaaacaaaaaaaaacccaaaaaccccacaaTATCAAGACTTTCTTgtaaaaatatatgtaaacagacCAAGtgagaaaacgagaaagaaaaaaaatggtaataagaaaaaggaaaaagccaGATACAAAGACAGCGATAGAAATGGCAGTGAAATTTGTGAAGCACAGTTTGCAGAGGATGGGAATAACTCCTCATCATACTTAAAGGACCTCCAGAATTCCTATGGGGAGTTCGAACCCTAAGCTCAttagaattttctccccctccactagccctCAGGGAATGGTCCGGTAGCTTGTCCAGCATTAGGAAGAGACTATAAATCTGGTCCCATATGCAACCGGTGCACACttagcgcatataaaagaacTCAAGGAAGGAAGACAGTTTTCCCTGGCAAAAGCTGTAGTAAAATCTGCTCTAATGATACTactatgcatgtgcgtgcgtgtgactgaagtctgactgaatgacacaggagacgaTTGATGAGtacccaaaggcagctgtcagttgactctacccacgtaggcagcctgctgtggaaATGACTCTATGTTTGTTAAGTGCTTGGAGTTTGGCATCTGACCGACTATTGGCAAGTGCTATATAATTAtccgtaatgataataataatgatgatgatgatgacaataataataatagcaacaatactactactactactgctactactactactctgttTGAAGTCAATGCGCAACCTACCATGGTCACGGAGAAAACGTTACAGTTGATCATGGCTGACATCATCTGGgggacacaaaaaataaaaaaccaggTTTGATCTGCATCATTCTCTCTAACACTGTGACTTTTGATTCCCACTCTTtcatccccttccttccccctactAAGCGTGTTGTGTTACGCTGATGGTCAagcctctgcttggcagatgtggtgtagcgtatatggatttgtcctaacgcagtgacgcctccttgagctactgatactgatactgatactgacccccccaattcccccaccccacccccttctccgaTCTGTCCGATCTGCTGACCTGATGTACAAATATGCTGTGGGTGGCAAGACTCAGTGGTTTAAGCTTTGGTCTTCTGATCCAGTTCTTTTACTTCttcctttgtgggctgcaactcccacgttcactcgtgcgtacatgagtgggcttttacatgcataaccgtttttaccccgccatgtaggcagccatactcagttatCAGGGGTGTTTCTATaactcactgaacactgacatagattacatgatgatctttaacgcacgtatttgatcttctgtttgcgcatacacacgaagggtgttcaggcaccagcagatctgcgttatattatgttgacctgggagatcggaaaaatctctaccctttacccaccaggcgccgttactgagattcgaatccgggaccctcagattgaaagtccaacgctttaaccactcagctattgtgcccgtcttctgatccagtgattaCTAATGATCAGAGCTCGAAGCCCCACGTCGCcatagtgttgtgtccatgggaaaggcactttgctccgattTTCCTAACTCTACCTGAGTGGAATCGATACCTAATTCTATTGGGGATGGTTAGAATTGTGGAAGGAGGGGATGGGACCCTGCCTTCTTATGCCAAGCCTTGGGCACAGTGcctatgagttcactgccccgacTGACAGCTGTAAAAGACTATTGGACCTTTAACCATTTAACCTACCACCCTCTGCCTTCTCCAGTCTGCTGATCAGATGTGTAAGTATTCCGGTGCCTGTGGCTGACTTTGTAATAATTCAGATTCCAGCCTTgcactttctctccccacccccctccctttcttctttctctttgtttttagtATCCCACATAGAAAAATGAAATTACGCAGTGTGCCTTTTCATACATTGGTGCTGTCACCTTgagcaaactctgtgtgtgtgtgtgtgtgtgtgtgtgcgccgtgtgtgtgtgtgccgtgtgtatgtgtgtgtgtgtgtgccgtgtgtgtgtctgtgtgtgtgtgtgtgtgactctaatccctctctctcacaatatcacaaccacaacccccccccttttttttccaactgtaAAATATAAATGTATAAGGAACACTCCTCATTCACTCTTCCATTTCAAGTGTTGTTGCAGTCTGTTGCTCTGAGCGATATCTCCCTTCACACTGACCTCCATGTTGTCCGGCATGTTCAGAAAGAACTCAGGATCCATTCCCATCCCCACATTGTTCACTGGGGACAACAAAGCATTAGAAATAGTCACTCTGTCACTGgcaatgcacacaaaacacacacacacacacacacacacacacacacacacacacacacacacaagatccatgACCTGACATGAGAGTAGCGCTTCACAACAGGCAGCCGCTGTAGTGGATGTTCCACTTCGCCACACTGAATTTCTCTactgggataataagttattctgattctgatgacaCACCACATATCCCAcgatacgacacaccacacaacccatgACACAACACGAGGGGATACCACACACcaaacatgacatgacacgacacaccacacaacccatgTCACAACACGAGGGGATACCACACAccaaacatgacatgacatgacaccacacaaccCATGTCATAACACGAGGGGATACCACACAccaaacatgacatgacatgacatgacaccacacaaccCATGTCACAACACGAGGGGATACCACACACcaaacatgacatgacacgacacagcacacaacccATGTCACAACACGAGGGGATACCACACACcaaacatgacatgacacgacacaccacacaacccatgTCACAACACGAGGGGATACCACACAccaaacatgacatgacatgacaccacacaaccCATGTCACAACACGAGGGGATACCACACAccaaacatgacatgacatgacaccacacaaccCATGTCACAACACGAGGGGATACCACACACcaaacatgacatgacacgacacaccacacaacccatgTCACAACACGAGGGGATACCACACACcaaacatgacatgacacgacacaccacacaacccatgTCATAACACGAGGGGATACCAAACACcaaacatgacatgacacgacacagcacacaacccATGTCATAACACGAGGGGATACCAAACACCAAACATgacatgacaccacacaaccCATGACACAACACGAGGGGATACCACACAccaaacatgacatgacatgacacaccaaaacaacccatgacacaacatgacacgactcACCAAACATGACATGATACATTATGACATGACACACCAAAACAACCCATGACACACCAAACAACCCATGACACAACGCGACACACCAAACAACCCAACGAGgtacaacatgacatgacatacaaACAACCCATAACATGAAACACCAAACAACCCATAACATGACACACCAAACAACCCAATGAGGCggcacaacatgacacgacacaccaACTTGAAACAACCCATGACACACCACCTGACATGTcacaacatttacacacacaaacacactatgacATGCCAcgacacataaaacaacacacgaCATGACTGTGACAAGACTGACACcctacacaacaaacaacacatgacatgacaacacacacaacaaaaaaacatgtcacACAAGAAAATATGACACCACCATAAAACCCGTGACATGACActgacgacacacaacacgacacaacacaacacaacatgacacaccaaaacaaactaGCCAacgagacacgacacgacacgacagacggACTATCACTTTACCCAGCACTCCGATGTCCAGCCCATCCAGCTGAATGGCGATCCTGGCGTAGATGTCCTGCTGGCTGAAGTCAGCCACGATGGTTCTGGTCAGCACTCCTGTCCTGTCGCCTGCACGCACCCACAGGGAAGGGACACACTACTGCACGTGCTGGATGGCGATTCTTGTGGTGGGCGTGTTTGGTGGGATGAGATTTGTTTACAACGCTTGTCAGTAACTGAAAACGTCGTCAACGCGGAGAAAGGGTTCAAATTTCTTGTTCGGTTCTTTTGTGTATTaattgtttgctctctctctctctctctctgtgtgtgtgtgtgagagcgagatggagggagggagggagggagggagggaaggaatgtGCATTGGTGTTTTTATAAACCTTGTTAATGTTTAATCTACAGTttgaattgattctgattctaattcaTGCTAGAATGCTACATAGCCGTAAAAacgcaaagaaaaacaaatcaaaacacacattCAATAAGCTGGCTGTGAAAGACAACTCCGAAATATCAAATTGCAAAACCTGCAACAGAACTGATGTCAATGAGAAATCTGGCTCTGGCATAATTCTGACATAATGCGAGTCTTCGGGATCACATCACCCTCTGCaatagactttgagtggtggtctgtatatgctagtcattcggatgaggcagtAAACCATGGTCCCATGAGCAGCATccactcagcgcatgtaaaataacccacagcaaaaaaagggttgtccctggcataattctgtagaaaatctactccaatatatgtatatgcgtgtgcgcatgaatgacacaggaaacaaatgatgagcatcCAAAGGCAGCTGCCAGACGGCTCTATCTAAGTAGGCAGCCCCTTGTACAAACGACTGTGTTTTGTATaagcacttagagtttggtctctgaacagtttcagtttcagtttcagtagctcaaggaggcgtcactgcgttcggacaaatccatatacgctacaccacatctgctaagcagatgcctgaccagcagcgtaacccaacgcgcttagtcagaccttgaaaaaaaaaagtgaataaataatagataagcgtacataaataagtaagtaaataaataaataaataaatacaatataaaaaaggtagtagtaacaataataataataataataataaataaataaataagacaacaattatgataaataagcaactaaatgtaaaacatgaagacacacaattcacacatacacccacacatgcataacagatatgcaccaaacatgcagtttcacagatatgaaagcacagtcaaatacacataaacgtacatgagtcccaacacacacacacacacacacacacacacacacacattaccctacacctcctctaccccctcctccacacactcatttctaggctacgtatcgcagcttccacggcacacacacacacacacaaacacacacacacagatgaacacttacttgtacaagcacacacacatacactctgaaCAAAGTCAGGGACTATATCAAGTATCAATAATAAACTGTCTATCATTTGGGCCAAGAACAAAGTGAGAACTGTCTGATGAATAATTTTACCACTGCAATGAgagttcatttacagcttaatcttttgtgaagggctatggccctgaaactaggaggcagaaTTACATTGGCTTTTTGTGCTGCAGTCTTGAGGCTAGTTGACCTTtgtggaccatcccaacgccgactgtccaaacgATCTctaggctgagagagtggggatgtaacctttGCAAGACAGTCTTCacaacaatcaaattctagcctagataatCGGGACaggagttgcctcctctgctcttctgatggtcatggcAGGACACGACGGACTGTCATACAGGAACAACACTCACTGATTTGCTGGGCTTGGTGTTGCAGTTTCTCTTGACTCCTGCTTACCAGCACAATGTTCAGGCCCATGGCAGCCAACTGAAAAAGATGGCTAATTCACTACACCCATGCTATACTGACTGGCAGGAATAAACAACAAGTGGTGTCATACTGCCTTTTGAATAAAGCTGCCTTTTTAATCAGCTTTGTATGTTTTGCTTTTAAACTTTTGAATTCAGCCATTTtcatgttgatttgtttgttgacTAAGTTGAGATGGTGTGAGTGATCAGACTTTGAATGCACAAATAATTTCCTATCAGACAGatagaattgtattgtattgtaatttgtattgtgttgtattatattacattgtATTACCTTGCATTATGTTAtactggattgcattgcattgcactgcactgcattatattgtatcaaatcatattgcattgtatcatatcaaATCATTGTACCACATTGTATATATCATAACGCATTGTACCATAACATATTGTAACATATCATATcattgtaatgtactgcatcAGTTGTATCAAAGTATCATATCAAATCATTGTACCACATTGTATATATCATAATGCATTGTACCATAACATATTGTAACATATCAAGTcattgtaatgtactgcatcAATTGTATCAAAGTAAGTGTACATTACCTGCTCTGCATAGGCCTTTCCAATACCATCTGTACACCCAGTAACAACTGCAACATCCAGTAAAACACCCATAAACAAATGCTTGGaacaggagtttcagtttctcaatggctcaatggtcaccacatggtgtggtgtgtttatcatgagctgtttagaacagaatcagggctggacgatctttcctcctccttctcttcctcttttcatcaccccccctcccctcccctccccttctccatgacaatgctgggttctgtgagaaaagtgctggatgtgcaagtctagcactgttggtcccagattggtctgttaacttcagccaattggaaacgttctgggtcggaagatagtttgcatacagcgccaacttgtgaagaggataaaatgaacaggcgagtggggtttctttcttctccttgcttggagcaggccaggagagccagacggtcaagacagtacaatgggggctgtgagtgtcaaactagcatctatttttcagacatagttgaatgcttgatttatggcacatttggattctgtgactaacacactggctcagtgggattgtgttctgctacatgaatataaagtgaaccctgaaatgtttggggctgtgagtaatgcttatactggtaatttggtttgttggcaatttactttctggtttttggaaacagtttggagtttgtagaattgtgatgttgtgtcacaagagcattgaaagatcctttttagctgatgtggtatttcacagttaatgtGACTGGAatatgttgatgcagataccatgacttgtgagagagcatagccagcatgtgtatggcttaattgtatttgaggctggtgactgagggaaaagtggttaaaatgcACAATGCAGCCAATatatgactaaatggagtactggtttagggtatttgggtatcccccccaccccccctttcctgtttcctacaggttggTATTATGGTATGAttcttggacatcatgtttgggtttacatgaTGTATCTtagcttacataaatgataatattCAGTAACATATCAGTGGTgagtcaattgttgacatactgtgggaacaatatAAGCTTTTAGTCACAAAGAAACATggggattatgtgtgtgttgcatctgtgtagaatgttttggttgcaacagttggagttattCTGAGgtttgacatacctattttgtatgttaggtggtgatggttatattcaaggtgaacaaatctacaggctaactgtatgttcatgtttttccatgtgtgtgcacatgggtgataatgcaacatggggacaatgtgtgacttgttggtagttgtgattaccatgtgctgtagtcatatgTTATATGACAGTGGCGTAACACATAgatgtatgtgttcaataagatttgagaccactgagaggcagtcctatgttggtgcacacaggttgttATATATTTACCATATTatttggtaactatatgattcccatgtaataaTTGTACCAGTGAGATACCCTGCAAAGACAAAGTACACATTttttcagtcttaatggaaacagatattactgtatggtgatttaacaggagttaaacactaTGAGTTTGTAGTTGTCTGCCtcatacttggtgcgacagctattattgtatggtggtttgacaggagttaaacactgggagttagtatttgtcaGTCATATATTTGGTACATGGTGCACATTATGTCACTGATTGTTTATGGTAAGctaaatgaagcttgttttacatctttacatGGATCTCTTTGATAAGACAGTGTACAGCTAGAcactgagtgtcagaatggagaaaggttatctgtggagttgtttacttgtccagacaacataatgatgtttctgttacgtCAATGCAAGGATGTCTAGCATGTGATTTGGTATTATTTTAACCTAGgttttgatattgtgtgtgttccaggtgtgctgtttaaaattaaagaaataaacacgtcaattcatctttctaaaagaccctgctgtggtacgaggagagagtggattgtgcacctatcctctgcctgttatcctactctaccccttcaccttctacacctacccgtacaaccccaacccccaccactacccctttAACAACtacataatagagagagagagagagagagagagagagagaggtgggggtggggggtggagggggaacagACAAAGACGCAGGGCTTACCGGCCCATTCTCCAAAGTGACCCACTTTTACCACCGgtccacagcatacacacacaccgtacatcaGGAGATTGTACGCTAATGGTATCACTTGAAAAACGAAGTAGTACGCCACAAACACAGTCCCCACGACAACAGCAACCGAGTTCCATTGCCCAAGTACACACGGTTCAACTCTCCGCTCTGGTTCCAACGTAGACGCCGCAAAATCTCCCATGCCGCCTTCGTTCTCGAGTTGCATGTTTGTTTCGAGGGACGCTTGTTGCACCATCTTGGAGGCCACACGCCTTAAATGCAATGTCAAAGCGTGTTGGTCATACGTGTGTTACTCCTATTTGGGTCAAGTCATAAGACTCGAGACACATTGTTTATGATATTGTACTTTCGTCCAGTTTCTGTATTgatgtatttcttgttgttgttgacgatgtttAGAGATGTAGAGAAAATATAGAAGATGCGAAGATAGTATGTGGAACGAATCATGCTTGAAAATAACGACGTGggtcaggttttttgttgttattgttgtcgtcaagATGAGAATTGTTTGCAGACACTtaacaaagagacagaacagaaacCTGTGGACTTGaattagatttaaaaaacaacaacaacgtgagagagggtaggaaggtgttgggtaaaaaaaaaaaagaaagaatcagcCCGTTCCAGTCACACTGACATCTCAGACATAGTACTTTcgcttcaacttcttcttcttctttcccttgactaccgccttcattaTTTTGAAgtttctgtagactataaggggggtttgcgtgtttttgaggtttcctgaggtagaggttgctgggccaggggatggggggtgagggggggagaggtatgggggtgggggggaggtaatcagattcgggatttgaagccttccagggttgtgctgagagcagtctcagcaggaaggctgttccagtttgttattgttcgaggaaagaaagatttttgcctgtacagcgtcctgcagttggagaggtggtatgctgctggatgcgatcctcgggtcccattgggtgctgaaggattttgagagggcttgtagcatgtgttgatgataagactgccgctatggaacttataaaagttaatcagtcttgcctttctccttcgctctttgaggggaGAACTTGGGAGTTCTTCAACAAATGTGTCCACAAATGTATGCAGTGGTAAGGTTTCTGCTTCCTCGTGAAAATGTCTGCCCCTTTGTGTGCTGTTTCAATAATGCTTGCGTTGTTATTTGATTGGACAGTGTCTGTTTTTCCTTTTGAataatggtttttgttgtttgaacaaaaagaaaagaaaaaaagatagggatggggtgggaggtacATGTGGAGGATGTGGGGGAGTAACGTGCAAGTGAAAAATACTCCAATTCGCATGAAACGAAATATAAGATTAATTTTAGAATCGGATTACAGATGTACAGTATTTCGTAAATTATCGCCCTTCATAATGTTCATGGTTCCtttcctgattaaaaaaaaaaaaaggaaaaaaaaagttgtctgtGCCACCAAAtagtgtcaaaaaaagaaaaaaaaggataagtgggtgggtgggggtcactAAAGTTTTACTTGGTTTCGACAGATTTATATTGTGTCCAAAGGTTTAACGTCTTACCTGTTTTTGTTATCCTTGCAGCAAGAACTATGCCAGACTTACTTCACAGACGGTACTGGGTTTTGGACGGAAGGGGTGCAAGTGCTGTAGAATTTGGAAGAACAAAGTTAAGAGAAGTATCATGTAGCATAGTttcgcattgtgttgtgtcgagTTGTATTGCTTGTAAGTTGCGtcatgttgtattatattgcattgtgctttgttgtattgtgttgtgctgtgctgtattgtgttatgttgcattGTACGGACCTATtacattacatttttttctcaTTATACATTTCTCTCCGTGAAATTCGAGCTCCCGAGGAATCGCTGTTATTTTTCAAAAATAAGTGAGAGAAATAAAACATCGATATAGTACTGGCGACATTTGGAGATACAGATGAATTATTATTTGATATTCACCTTTACCAACATtttgctcacacacaaacaaacaaagtctctctctctctctctctcgctttcttctgTTTTAGATA of the Babylonia areolata isolate BAREFJ2019XMU chromosome 27, ASM4173473v1, whole genome shotgun sequence genome contains:
- the LOC143301371 gene encoding very-long-chain 3-oxoacyl-CoA reductase-B-like → MVQQASLETNMQLENEGGMGDFAASTLEPERRVEPCVLGQWNSVAVVVGTVFVAYYFVFQVIPLAYNLLMYGVCVCCGPVVKVGHFGEWAVVTGCTDGIGKAYAEQLAAMGLNIVLVSRSQEKLQHQAQQISDRTGVLTRTIVADFSQQDIYARIAIQLDGLDIGVLVNNVGMGMDPEFFLNMPDNMEMMSAMINCNVFSVTMMTAVVLPSMVAKKKGVIINVASASGCRPVPLMALYSSTKAMVIHLTEALHQEYGERGILFQAVTPFLVSTKMSNMADPTGIVVPTPEVYVRHALRVLGVATVTPAYFWHHLQYWCMCLLPGIVLKRGVMTFKDAAERKGKATILQQQQQQQKYHVNV